A single genomic interval of Shewanella halotolerans harbors:
- a CDS encoding cytochrome b/b6 domain-containing protein, whose amino-acid sequence MLLFTLTYLTEAEDEWMLVHSYGGYIILGILALRIVWGLVGTRNARFSSFVRPPALAMEYLKQLFAARAKDYLGHNPAGGLMIVALIVCVSLTALTGMALYATTGHGPLAATFVATCPDGALEEVHEFFANVSLTLIVVHIAGVIVGSLAHRENLVRAMWTDKKRRPLP is encoded by the coding sequence ATGCTGCTGTTTACCCTGACTTATCTCACCGAGGCTGAGGATGAATGGATGCTGGTGCACAGCTACGGCGGCTATATCATCTTAGGTATATTGGCGCTGCGCATTGTCTGGGGGCTGGTGGGCACGCGCAATGCCAGATTCAGCAGTTTCGTCAGGCCTCCGGCCCTGGCGATGGAGTATCTCAAGCAGCTCTTTGCCGCCAGGGCCAAAGATTATCTTGGCCATAATCCCGCCGGCGGCCTGATGATAGTTGCGCTGATTGTCTGCGTCTCGCTGACGGCGCTGACCGGCATGGCGCTCTACGCCACCACAGGCCATGGCCCGCTGGCCGCCACCTTTGTAGCCACTTGTCCCGATGGCGCGCTGGAGGAGGTGCATGAGTTCTTCGCCAACGTTAGCCTGACGCTGATTGTGGTGCATATCGCCGGGGTGATTGTCGGCAGCCTAGCCCACAGGGAGAATCTGGTGCGGGCCATGTGGACCGACAAGAAACGCAGGCCGCTGCCTTAG
- a CDS encoding lipocalin-like domain-containing protein, whose product MTRRQHLGMIALLLTALLLPGLMLLGCDSPKPESKGMGDLMGSGEGTDTDAEQSGYAKVLPGKPLSFPKDHLAHDDFRQEWWYLTANLTTDTGESLGLQWTQFRIALSPNSLESPQSPGTKESPTSETPKPEKPEKPKPETSWATKQLYMAHSAVTTSKIHKASERWSRAHPKLAGTKASPLSIALDDWRWQSEGDDLFPATLTVNSDDFSYQLTLSSGAPYQRQGDEGYSIKSADGEVASYYYSQPFIAITGSVTLDDKVQRVRGQGWLDREWSSQFLTRQQQGWDWFALRLDDASTLMLFQLRSQERNFYSARRMFADGSGRNIKSSGITMKATEWQKIDGVNYPIAWQIAIPSEQLNLNISPLNPASLMPLSVRYWEGPIQVSGSHRGEGYMELTGY is encoded by the coding sequence ATGACGCGCCGGCAACACCTTGGAATGATCGCGCTACTGCTAACGGCCCTCCTACTACCTGGCCTTATGCTGCTGGGCTGCGATTCGCCCAAACCGGAGTCTAAAGGCATGGGGGATCTTATGGGCTCAGGAGAAGGAACAGACACAGACGCAGAGCAAAGTGGTTACGCCAAAGTGCTCCCGGGAAAACCGCTCAGCTTCCCTAAAGATCATCTGGCCCACGACGACTTCCGGCAGGAGTGGTGGTATCTCACCGCCAACCTCACCACAGACACGGGCGAGTCGCTGGGGCTGCAATGGACCCAGTTTCGCATCGCGCTCTCACCTAATTCACTCGAGTCACCACAGTCTCCTGGCACAAAAGAGTCGCCGACTTCAGAAACGCCAAAACCAGAGAAGCCAGAGAAACCAAAGCCAGAAACATCTTGGGCGACCAAGCAGCTCTACATGGCCCACAGCGCAGTCACCACGAGTAAGATCCATAAGGCAAGCGAGCGCTGGTCTCGGGCGCATCCCAAGCTGGCAGGGACAAAAGCCTCACCGCTCAGCATAGCCCTGGATGACTGGCGCTGGCAGAGCGAAGGAGACGATCTGTTTCCGGCGACACTAACGGTTAACAGCGACGACTTTAGCTATCAGTTAACACTGAGTAGCGGCGCGCCGTATCAGCGACAGGGGGATGAGGGCTACAGCATCAAGAGCGCGGATGGCGAGGTGGCCTCCTACTACTACAGCCAACCCTTCATCGCGATCACCGGTAGTGTCACCCTGGATGACAAGGTTCAAAGGGTCAGGGGGCAGGGTTGGCTGGACAGGGAGTGGAGCTCGCAGTTTCTCACCCGTCAGCAGCAGGGCTGGGACTGGTTCGCCCTGCGCCTCGACGATGCCTCTACCCTGATGCTGTTTCAGCTCAGATCACAAGAAAGGAACTTTTACAGTGCGCGGCGCATGTTCGCCGACGGCAGCGGCCGCAACATAAAAAGCAGTGGCATCACGATGAAAGCGACTGAGTGGCAGAAGATAGACGGGGTCAACTACCCCATCGCCTGGCAGATAGCCATCCCCAGCGAACAGTTAAACCTCAACATCTCGCCCCTTAACCCCGCCAGCCTGATGCCGCTGAGCGTACGCTACTGGGAAGGGCCAATACAGGTGAGCGGCTCCCATCGAGGCGAAGGCTATATGGAGCTGACTGGCTACTAG
- the napA gene encoding nitrate reductase catalytic subunit NapA, producing the protein MSISRREFLKANAAVAAATTVGVTLPVKIVEAAEQNDNIKWDKAPCRFCGVGCSVLVGTNNGKVVATKGDPESPVNKGLNCIKGYFLSKIMYGKDRLTTPLLRMKDGQYDKEGEFTPVSWDKAFDTMAEKWKNTLKTKGPTAVGMFGSGQWTVWEGYAASKLHKAGFLTNNIDPNARHCMASAVGGFMRTFGIDEPMGCYDDLEAADQFVLWGANMAEMHPILWARLSDSRLSKPNSRVHVLSTFENRSFDLADNPMVFRPQSDLVILNFIANYIIQNGAVNKEFISKHTKFALGTTDIGYGLRPDHPLEKKAKNPGNGKSTAISFDEYAKFVSTYTLEYAAKMSGVEPEKLETLAKAYADPSVKIMSLWTMGINQHVRGVWANNMLYNIHLLTGKIATPGNSPFSLTGQPSACGTAREVGTFAHRLPADMVVANPKHRAVTEKLWQLPEGTIPPKPGFHAVLQSRMLKDGKLNCYWTMCTNNMQAGPNINDEIYPGFRNPDNFIVVSDPYPTVTAMAADLILPTAMWVEKEGAYGNAERRTHMWHQQVKAPEGAKSDLWQLVEFSKRFKVSEVWPAELVAKKPEYADKTLYDVLFANGVINKFPTSDCKGDLNDESEAFGFYLQKGIFEEYAQFGRGHAHDLADFDTYHETRGLRWPVVEGKETLRRFVEGSDPYVKAGEGYNFYGKPDGKAVIFALPYEPAAEEPNAEYDLWMSTGRVLEHWHTGSMTARVPELYRAYPDAQIFMHPDDAKARGLKRGDEVVVASPRGEVKTRVETKGRNKPPRGVVFMPFFDARQLVNKLLLDATDPLSKETDFKKCPVKVMKA; encoded by the coding sequence ATGAGCATTAGCCGTCGCGAGTTTCTAAAAGCCAACGCCGCAGTTGCCGCTGCGACCACGGTTGGCGTCACTCTGCCAGTGAAGATCGTTGAAGCCGCTGAGCAGAATGACAACATCAAGTGGGATAAGGCCCCCTGCCGTTTCTGCGGCGTGGGCTGTAGCGTTTTGGTCGGCACCAATAACGGCAAAGTCGTTGCCACCAAGGGCGATCCAGAAAGTCCGGTCAACAAGGGCCTTAACTGTATTAAGGGCTACTTCCTGTCGAAAATCATGTACGGTAAAGACAGGCTAACCACGCCGCTGCTGCGCATGAAGGACGGCCAGTATGACAAAGAGGGTGAGTTTACCCCGGTCAGCTGGGATAAGGCCTTCGACACCATGGCCGAGAAGTGGAAAAACACCCTCAAGACCAAGGGCCCAACCGCCGTCGGCATGTTCGGCTCTGGCCAGTGGACAGTATGGGAAGGCTACGCCGCCTCTAAGCTACACAAGGCTGGTTTCCTCACCAACAACATAGATCCAAACGCCCGCCACTGTATGGCCTCTGCCGTAGGTGGCTTCATGCGTACCTTCGGTATCGACGAGCCTATGGGCTGTTACGACGACCTAGAAGCCGCCGATCAGTTTGTGCTCTGGGGCGCCAACATGGCCGAGATGCACCCGATCCTATGGGCACGTCTGTCAGACAGCCGCCTTAGCAAGCCAAACAGCCGCGTGCATGTGCTGTCGACCTTCGAGAACCGCAGCTTCGATCTCGCCGACAACCCTATGGTGTTCCGCCCTCAGTCTGATCTGGTGATCCTCAACTTCATCGCCAACTACATCATTCAGAACGGCGCGGTAAACAAGGAGTTCATCAGCAAGCACACTAAGTTTGCCCTGGGCACCACAGATATCGGCTACGGTCTGCGTCCAGATCATCCGCTGGAGAAGAAGGCCAAGAACCCAGGCAATGGCAAGTCTACCGCCATCAGCTTCGACGAGTACGCCAAGTTCGTCAGCACCTACACCCTGGAATATGCCGCCAAGATGAGTGGCGTCGAGCCTGAAAAACTTGAGACCCTGGCCAAGGCCTACGCCGATCCAAGCGTGAAGATCATGAGCCTGTGGACCATGGGTATCAACCAGCACGTACGTGGTGTGTGGGCCAACAACATGCTCTACAACATCCACCTGCTGACCGGTAAGATAGCCACCCCAGGTAACAGCCCCTTCTCGCTGACGGGTCAACCATCAGCCTGTGGTACCGCCCGTGAAGTGGGTACCTTCGCCCACCGTCTGCCGGCCGACATGGTTGTGGCCAATCCTAAGCACAGAGCCGTCACCGAGAAGCTGTGGCAGCTGCCGGAAGGCACGATTCCGCCTAAGCCCGGCTTCCACGCCGTGCTGCAGAGCCGTATGCTCAAAGATGGCAAGCTCAACTGTTACTGGACCATGTGTACCAATAACATGCAGGCCGGCCCTAACATCAACGATGAGATCTATCCTGGCTTCCGTAACCCAGACAACTTCATCGTGGTCTCGGATCCTTATCCAACGGTTACCGCCATGGCCGCCGACCTGATCCTGCCGACCGCCATGTGGGTCGAGAAGGAAGGTGCCTATGGTAACGCCGAGCGCCGCACCCATATGTGGCACCAGCAGGTGAAGGCACCAGAAGGCGCCAAGTCAGATCTCTGGCAGCTGGTTGAGTTCTCTAAGCGCTTCAAGGTATCAGAAGTCTGGCCCGCCGAGCTGGTGGCCAAGAAGCCTGAATACGCCGACAAGACGCTCTATGACGTATTGTTTGCCAACGGGGTGATCAACAAGTTCCCCACCTCTGACTGCAAGGGCGACCTGAACGATGAGTCTGAAGCCTTCGGCTTCTACCTGCAGAAGGGTATCTTCGAGGAGTACGCCCAATTTGGTCGCGGCCATGCCCACGACCTAGCCGACTTCGACACCTACCACGAGACCCGCGGCCTGCGCTGGCCTGTGGTCGAAGGCAAGGAGACGCTGCGCCGCTTCGTCGAAGGTAGCGACCCCTATGTCAAAGCCGGCGAGGGCTATAATTTCTATGGTAAGCCAGACGGTAAGGCGGTGATCTTCGCCCTGCCTTACGAGCCTGCCGCGGAAGAGCCTAACGCAGAATACGATCTCTGGATGTCGACGGGCCGCGTGCTCGAGCATTGGCATACAGGGTCTATGACCGCCCGCGTACCCGAGCTGTACCGCGCCTACCCAGATGCACAGATCTTCATGCATCCGGACGACGCCAAGGCCCGTGGTCTTAAGCGTGGTGATGAAGTGGTCGTGGCCTCGCCTCGCGGTGAAGTCAAGACACGTGTTGAAACCAAAGGCCGGAACAAACCGCCACGAGGCGTGGTATTTATGCCATTCTTCGATGCGCGCCAACTGGTCAACAAGTTGTTACTGGACGCCACGGATCCCCTCTCGAAAGAGACGGATTTCAAGAAGTGTCCGGTAAAAGTGATGAAAGCCTAA
- a CDS encoding chaperone NapD, with the protein MTQEYHVTSLVVHAAPGQVAKVTEDINALAGADIHAVTDEGKFIITLEGATQGAILDNVEAINALSGVLSSSLVYHQVEPIEEKSEETP; encoded by the coding sequence ATGACACAGGAATATCATGTGACCAGCCTGGTGGTACACGCCGCCCCCGGCCAGGTCGCAAAAGTTACAGAGGATATCAACGCCCTTGCGGGCGCCGATATTCACGCCGTCACCGACGAGGGTAAGTTCATCATTACCCTGGAGGGGGCCACCCAAGGTGCGATCCTCGATAACGTCGAAGCCATCAACGCCCTTAGCGGGGTGTTATCAAGCAGTCTTGTCTATCACCAAGTTGAACCAATAGAAGAAAAGAGTGAGGAAACACCATGA
- a CDS encoding ABC transporter permease, with protein MSSLVVNSQADDGAKALLRATRLTLRVFAAHYKKAPLQAGAILIGIVLAVTLLTGVRATNESAIDSYGQASELLSGQASNLVTPLPGKVLSENLYFDLRAQGFHHSLAVLQGSALDSAQHRWQATGSDLIAALSALAPNSKNKPQTDEPSDSKMPMSGPLPLAAMLAGEPIVVMSETNAKRLPEPWLSLNGMRLKVVAVDESYQLGDRLLMDISLAQQLLGKPGELSYIALFDSPREDQQQLLTSLLTGRGELVESDNGEAMKALTNSFHLNLTAMSLLAFIVGLFIAYNGVRYSLLKRKRLIIQLQQQGVRRAAIMFALGLELTLLVLLGSLIGFFLGLQLSFWLQPMVSVTLEQLYGANILPGSWRWQWLAQASLLTLSAALLACGSLLRELLNQPLAQSSGQLSQQRSSQLAQNRLMLLACLLGIMTLILMPLSQDYRFTMALLGLVVIAIPLALPYLLRQLIGLLQRISPKGLIGYQISETRELLAPLSLAMMAMLLALTANIAMNSLVGSFEITLKQWLDARLHAQLYLRPPASQMAEVEKALSQAPEVTGLYKQWLLKSHYQQTPIFLLTRDPYSIEHTTIIKQARPDLWRDFFSADPETKPLALVSEPFAFKQGKQLGDKIQIAALGETELTIGAIYYDYGNPYGEVIIPPSLWRRANLGETPLSLALTLSADVTGFSQQIQTRFQLPDALVYSQEKIKAQAITMFKRTFSITQVLNSLTLMVAAIGLFSACYMLTQARLAPIARLYALGVNRRQLVWLVVGQMLLMVLLTCLVALPTGALLGYLLIHKVTLQAFGWTIAMVWDWLAYLELVGLALLASTLALAFPLYQQTRRPLVSSLQREVI; from the coding sequence ATGAGTAGCCTAGTTGTTAACAGTCAGGCCGACGACGGCGCGAAGGCGCTGCTGCGCGCCACCCGTCTCACCCTCAGGGTATTCGCCGCCCACTATAAGAAGGCGCCGCTGCAGGCCGGGGCGATACTGATCGGCATAGTGCTGGCGGTCACCCTGCTGACCGGCGTCAGGGCCACCAACGAGAGCGCCATCGACAGCTATGGCCAGGCCAGCGAGCTACTGAGCGGCCAGGCCAGCAATCTTGTCACCCCGCTACCGGGCAAAGTTCTCTCTGAGAACCTCTATTTTGATCTCAGGGCCCAAGGGTTCCACCACAGCCTGGCGGTGCTTCAAGGCTCTGCCTTGGATAGCGCCCAGCATCGCTGGCAAGCCACAGGCAGCGATCTTATCGCCGCCCTCTCCGCCTTAGCGCCAAACAGTAAAAACAAACCGCAAACAGACGAGCCATCAGATAGCAAGATGCCCATGAGCGGCCCCCTGCCCCTAGCGGCCATGCTGGCGGGCGAGCCAATAGTGGTGATGAGTGAAACTAACGCCAAACGATTGCCAGAGCCCTGGCTTAGCCTCAATGGCATGCGTCTGAAGGTGGTGGCAGTCGATGAGAGTTACCAGCTAGGCGATCGCCTGCTGATGGATATCTCCCTGGCCCAGCAGCTACTGGGCAAGCCGGGCGAGCTTAGCTATATCGCCCTGTTTGACTCGCCGAGGGAAGATCAACAGCAGCTTCTTACATCCTTACTCACCGGCCGGGGCGAACTGGTAGAGAGCGACAACGGCGAGGCGATGAAGGCCCTCACCAACAGCTTTCATCTCAACCTCACCGCCATGAGCCTGCTAGCCTTTATCGTCGGCCTGTTTATCGCCTATAACGGCGTGCGCTACAGTCTGCTCAAACGCAAACGGCTGATCATCCAGCTGCAGCAACAGGGCGTGCGCCGCGCCGCCATCATGTTCGCCCTTGGGCTGGAGCTCACCCTGCTGGTGCTGCTGGGCTCACTCATCGGCTTCTTCCTCGGGCTACAGCTGAGCTTCTGGTTGCAGCCTATGGTGTCTGTCACCTTGGAGCAGCTCTATGGCGCCAACATACTGCCGGGAAGCTGGCGCTGGCAGTGGCTGGCCCAGGCTAGCCTGCTGACCCTGAGCGCCGCCCTGCTGGCCTGTGGCTCCCTGTTGAGGGAGCTGCTCAATCAGCCCCTCGCTCAGAGCAGCGGCCAGCTCAGTCAGCAGCGCAGCAGCCAACTGGCGCAGAATCGCCTCATGCTATTGGCCTGCCTGCTGGGCATCATGACCCTTATCCTGATGCCGCTCAGTCAGGACTACCGATTCACCATGGCGCTGCTGGGTCTGGTGGTGATCGCCATCCCCCTGGCCCTGCCCTATCTGCTCAGGCAGCTCATCGGCCTGCTACAGAGAATCAGCCCCAAGGGGCTTATCGGCTATCAGATCAGCGAGACCCGGGAGCTGCTGGCGCCGCTGTCGCTGGCCATGATGGCTATGCTGCTGGCGCTCACCGCCAATATAGCCATGAACAGCCTGGTGGGGAGCTTCGAGATCACCCTCAAGCAGTGGCTGGACGCCAGGCTCCATGCCCAGCTCTACCTGCGCCCGCCCGCCAGTCAGATGGCCGAGGTGGAGAAGGCGCTGAGCCAGGCCCCCGAGGTGACCGGCCTCTACAAGCAATGGCTGCTCAAGAGTCACTACCAACAGACGCCCATCTTCCTGCTGACCCGGGATCCCTACTCTATTGAGCACACCACCATCATCAAGCAGGCGAGGCCGGATCTGTGGCGAGATTTTTTCTCGGCCGATCCCGAGACTAAGCCACTCGCCCTGGTCAGCGAGCCCTTCGCCTTCAAGCAGGGTAAGCAGCTGGGCGATAAGATACAGATAGCGGCCCTGGGCGAGACCGAACTCACCATAGGCGCCATCTATTATGATTATGGTAATCCCTACGGCGAGGTGATCATCCCGCCATCTCTGTGGCGCAGGGCTAACCTTGGCGAGACGCCCTTGAGTCTGGCCCTCACCCTGAGCGCTGATGTGACCGGATTTAGCCAGCAGATCCAGACACGCTTCCAACTGCCAGACGCGCTGGTCTACAGTCAGGAGAAGATCAAGGCCCAGGCGATCACTATGTTCAAGCGCACCTTCTCCATCACCCAGGTGCTTAACAGCCTGACCCTGATGGTGGCCGCCATCGGCCTGTTCAGCGCCTGTTACATGTTGACTCAGGCACGCCTGGCACCTATCGCGCGCCTCTACGCCCTGGGGGTCAATCGCCGTCAGCTGGTGTGGCTGGTGGTTGGCCAGATGCTGCTCATGGTGCTACTCACCTGTCTGGTGGCCCTGCCGACGGGCGCCCTGCTGGGGTATCTGCTGATCCATAAGGTGACCCTACAGGCCTTCGGCTGGACCATCGCCATGGTATGGGACTGGCTCGCCTACCTCGAGCTGGTGGGGCTGGCGCTGCTGGCCAGCACGCTGGCACTCGCCTTCCCCCTCTATCAACAAACCAGACGCCCCCTGGTGTCGAGCCTGCAACGGGAGGTCATATGA